The following nucleotide sequence is from Synchiropus splendidus isolate RoL2022-P1 chromosome 1, RoL_Sspl_1.0, whole genome shotgun sequence.
GATGGCAGTAGTGAAGGATCATTACAACTGTGTCCATGTCCACGTGTCAAGGTCGATGCTGAAGAGACACAAGTCTGTAGATTCCTGCCACATAAGACAGACGTATTTCAGAAAGAAGAGCGACCACACGTCATGCATCATCACGACAATGAATCATGCAGTGGAGCACTGAAGTAGATCCACACAGGTGGGCGTATGTGAGGGTCAGTCTGCACAAGGCTGTGGACCCACAACAGGAAGAGCATGTTCAAACAGGAAACAAGTCTTTCCCTAAACATCTGCATCAACTCATAAACATATGAGCCCAACTCCTCAACAGAAACAAATTTCAACTCTTCTCTGTGCAACTCACCGCTCCACCAGAGATGTAGCCTCTGTTTCCCAAGACGGCGCTGGCATGGTGGCCTCTGGGGGACGGGGCAGGACCctggatgaaatattcataaaagcTTTCAGACatttgttaaaagaaaaaaaaagagaaataaaataccTGGCAAGAGTGAAATGTGCAACACAACAGTGTGGGCCATTAACACTTGACTTAAAGGTACTATTTATGATTAGTACATTCATAAAACATCATGATACATTTATATGGCTTAATAAAAGATGTCATGAATGTCCATAATTTATGGCAACTTGTAACAAGgcttataaaatattatatgtAGTGGATGTAACTTCATCTAGTTACAAAGACTTAAGACTTAACCCTAACCAGCCCGTACAATATTATTACTTTCATCAACCTTTTAAGAtgtcataatatatatatatatatatatatatatatatataaatctgaTCACACAAACTAGATGTACGTCAACTCGTCACCTGGGCACCTTAGGTCGACAAACTCATTCCCACTCCCTGCATGCGCCAAAAGCTGGCAAAAGCAAGCGTATACACACCTGAGTTTCTGGCGTGCTCCATGTAGCCGAGAGCGTGTCGAACACATTGACTTCATTGTTCCAGCCCCAACACCGGAATAATGTGTTTCCTATTGTCGTCTATGGAAACATTGGATGTAGAAACAGGAATTGTGATTATAGTAtcagaaaatgtaaacaaaccaacacctgtgtttctgttgttgcatccaataaacaaagaaaaaaaaattattaccCAAGACATTTCCTCGACAACAAAGTTTGCTGACGTGGCGTTTCTTGCTTCACCTAAGGTTTTACATCCATATCCGCCAAAGTAAATGATTCTGCATTACAAAAgtcaaaaatcaaaataaaaagatcAGTGTATAGTGAAGATCGGAGCTGAAGTACTGACCGGTCTCGATGAACCCAACTGGTGTGTTGACATCGAGGCGACGGGGTCGGTCCCTTTGTGTCTGTCACTTTCCTCCAGGAGCAGCACACGTCTGTGATGTCCATGCTGTACATCTGGacacgtttgtttgtttgtttaaacacTGACATTGTTTTCTGACTAACAACTGGGCAACTCACTTCATTGGTGTAACCTTCCTGATCGCATCCAGCAAAGATGTAGAGAGTTCCATTCACCAGAGCACTACAGAAGCAGGACAGGTCAGAGGGGATGTCTCCACCCACTTCCCTGCACTCCCTGCCAAGCAGATAAATCCTGTCATTTTGATGTGGCCGCCATCTACGTGGGGGGAGATTGAGGAAATGGTTCAACTCACCAAACGCCACTGTGCAAATCACAAAACCAAATCTCATCACTGGGAAGAATTCGGTCCTCGCCATGAACAACCTGAAATACACGCCACACTTTGAGTGAAGAGCTATCAGAACATGGAACATGGTTATGCTTTTCATTTTGTATCAaagtatatttttcttttcgttGTGTGTAATCATTATCTACAGTACATCCAAGATCATGTGACCCTACTTTTCTCACAGACAGCTTTACTAAATAGTAAATGGCTAACTAAGACTTCAGGAGTGCAAGCGCCTTGCTCATGGACACAACAAGCAGAGATGGAAGCAGCGACCTCCCAGTCACAGCAACTGAGCTTGGCTTCCTTTACACTTCAGTGAACATGTCTGATGCTTCTACTGGAGACAATGGCTGATCCTTTATCATTTTGGCTACAATTCTTTACACTCGTGATAAATTCTTATTTTCACAGGTAATTTCATGTCACAAATTTATTTGCGACCAATCAGCTTTGTGCATAGCAAAGTCATTTGCAGGGGCAGAATATGCACCCTGACACAttctcattttttcaaaaacaagaaCCGAAATGTGACGTGTTGGGGCAAAAAGTAAACATGAATTATAattgacacattttcaaaaactgGTTCATGTTCAATCGCAGCTTCTAAATTAACTTAGCAGGGCCCTGTTGTGGAATGTTTTTCCTGCAGTCAGCCACAGTCTACGCAGTAAAACGCTGAGACTCCTGCAGCAGCTAGCGACAATCTACAAAATGCAGCGTTTGttttcttattaaaataaataaccagGTATGTCCCGGTATTGATACTGGCCTGTTTCTCTGCACTCATCAAATACTCGCTCAAGACAGCAACCGATACCTACGATAATATATAAACTACGATTATGACACGTCATAGATTATGAATATGACATCGGCGATCATGGAATTATGGatggaaatgtaaaaataaataaacgcatCCACAGCACAGCTTGCTCTCTCCATAAGAGAACTCCACCCTCTGTTTACACCAAGTGGGGGATGGAAGTATTAGCCACCGTTTGGTGTTGACAGTTCAAAAGAAGCATCattttcagcatcagaacctcACAGGAGCAGATGCACAGGCaacgttctgagtcacaacagtagTGACAGCTGCCTGTTGGAGATATTCCAAAAACCAATGATGATTTGGAATCGTACAAGTCCATAAGAACACACGGTCAACTTTTGAATATGGCAGTGAATGAACAAGGCGATCCTCCTGTCGTTCAACGCGGAAACAAGACTGCAGAAAGAGCACGGACATATAGCAGAGTTataatcaaaggagtgacttcttttCTAAGGATCAGTCTTTGTTGTTTGTcggtcattttattttattgacagcactttaatccaaagcgctttcctagttggtgggatccccactgaccatggcaataaatttgattcagaAAATTGACAAAAATGCTGATAAAGTGACATGCCAGCTTATTACATCAGAACCAGCTGATGCCCACACAGAGAGAGTCTTGATTTCAATAGAAGTGAAACCTGAAGAGAGAGGTGATGTTCTGAAATACATCATAAAAAAATCATGGTATCATGGTTTCACTAATTActtttggcaaaaaaaagagTAACAGGGACATCCCCATACACAACTCCAGAATTAGCGGTCATGTTAGGGTGACGCTTCATCTTGTTGACACTGTAGATAACGCAAACATGGATGAGCAACAGGCCCCATTTGAACTGCACCATAAAAAAGATGCCGGTGTACCATGGTATAACGTGTGTTTGTACTGTACTGCTGGAGGCAGAGGACCACAGCATGCAAGTTTCATGTTTGTTCATAGagtatgggttttttttccttttcatcgcaatctgcttttattttttgcacattGTACGATGTCCATCTTTATATGCACTTTGTGCACAGCCTTCTTTTTCCCTTTCCTACCCTGTCTTTAAAAAGTATTGcatgcattttatatttatatttttgttgtttaaagagCACGTTGATTCTGACggatgacaatgaaaacaaaaccctCCGGCGCAGTCCTGTCaggctttttgtttttctttggccCAGTGAGCACCTGCTCAGGTATCGCACAGGTTTGCAGGAAAACAAGGCGCCTTCTGTGTGACAAACATAACAATTGGAAATCCCTGAAGAAACGCACTGTTAATACCTTTGTGTGACTCATTCGGTCCTTCTCTCCAATTAAATCGTTCATAAATTATTAGGGGAAAAAGGgggatatatatatgtatatatatatatatatatatatatatatatatatatatattttatttttatttttttatttttttttttaattgcgtTGCTTTAACGCAGCTTAACTGACGCCAAATCACCTCCAGCTAAATGAATATAAGTGGTCGTAAATACCCACAAGACTTTACAACATCCAAGTGATGTTTCCTCGCGTCACCTCACCTGGAATCCTCCCCAGACCACCAGCCTGCCTGTGTCGTCGATGAACGCCGCGTGTCCGCTCCTCTGCAGCCGGCTCGCCTGCGTCTCTCTGCCCCCTGCCTCCATCCTCAAGCGCACTTTCCTCCGCGAGCACAGCTGAGTTAAACTTCGGCTCAAAACAAACTCTCTATAGATAAACACAAGTGGGAGTGGAAGGCTTCgcggaagagagagagagagtgtgtgtgtgtgtgtggaacgtGTTTTTCAGGCTGTCACGCTGCTCCTCCCAGCGGCGCCGTGGTTTCTCATTTGAATGAATCTTTGGTCTTTAAAGCTGATTCACTCTGCCCTCTTAACCTTCGACAGACATTTTGTCCGGATCCTTTAACAGATGAAACCTATAAACGTTGATAGCCGCCATTAAATAGAATGGCGACACCTGGCGATGGGACTCTGCTGAACATGAcgtcacaaatgaaaacacgcTACACGAAAGCTTGACCGGTGCGGTTTCGTTCATCCGGTTGCCTTCAACTGTCGAGAGAAAAGTCTCAAGAAATGCGAAACTCTCAGTAGTAATCACTCGTTCATAACTTATTAGTTGACAAACTGAAGGTTCCTAGTTTTTCAACAGCATTAGAAGGATCGAATATTCTCAATCATTTAATCATTCATAAACGCCGCTGactacacttttattttgcaacGAGCAATACGTACAAGGATATAGTGAGTTGCTACTTGACGCCAATATCTGATACGAACTTCAAAGTTTCAAACAGAATATGATGTCTTTGATTTGTGCACAGTGCATTCATGTATATCACGATGTACATAACTTTACAGTTAAACCTCATTTCCTCACAGGAGAGTTGTCAAACATGCACATCAAAGAGGCTTTATCACATAAAAGCAACACTTGTGTGATCATTCCGTCTTTATTCAGTATATCAACCTTTGTTTTCCGCTGTCATGAGACTCCACAGATTCAAAGGTCAAGTCGATGCCAAACTTTCTACACAATTGATCACTATCTTTGGTGTGAATCAAAAATATATGCCAACAATAATCTCTGATATGTACTTCTCTAATCAAGAACCTATAAATAATGTGTTTCAATTTCCCGACAGACTGATTAGAAACTCTTCACGCTTTAAACCACTATCCTTAATAAAcccaacaaaataaacatcccAAAAAACATTACACAAACAGGGTGCTTCTCAACATAAGATAGAAATTAATACTCTGCTGTGTTGCTTCATCATGTCAGAAGTGGCGGCTCAAATCTCAAAAAGAAAACTGGTGTGGATCCTCTTTACAATTGCTGATGTCCTCAAACTATTTAGACCCTGTCGCTGAGCTGCTTTGAGCAGTTTACGGAGATCTTCAGGTCCAGTCGCCCCTGAGAATGTTGCAACAGCTGGAATATCACTTTAACAGTCAAGTGCAAATGTGCAAAAATTAGAATCTAAATTAAATTCAACCTGTTACCACCCACCTTCCAAAAGAATATATTTACACAAGGTATCAAGTATGATGTTAACCATTTGTCTTGAGAAATAATATTTGAAGAGTCAAACACACTTCCAGAATGTGATCGTGTACACGGAAGGAATCCACCAATCGAAAATCCACCAAAGCTACGTTGTCCAGTTATTCTGCCAGTTAAAAGTACAGCTTGCATTACTGGAAACAAGCAAGCACAGTCAGCAGCAGTAACCAGTGTAAGAATTTTGTTAGCtggtctaaaaaaataaaaaaaacataaaataaaataaaacatttttaactcGGTATGAAACCACCCACTGCAAAAAAGGTCTCATCTATTTGGTTGTCTGAGGTTTAGATTCATGTTCCATTAAATTTATAATAGAATTCATTCAAACATATCATTTGATAGACAAGCAGTTTTAAAACCTGACTCTGAGTAACAAAGGAAAACAGGCAACGTTAGATTAAAagtatgatttaaaaacaataccGGCTCAGGAGTATAAAATCAAGTCAAATAGCATAAGCTGAAGTTAAATTAAAAGCCATTTTCAATGTGATGCACTTTTTTCTTTGTGCACAAAAGATAGGTTACTGGAAAGTGAAACATACACAATTCGATAAATGACAATTTGAATTTGTCATTTTGCCAattaaaaagcacaaaaaactTTTTGCTACAATTGTGGAGTCGAATACCCTATCCTTCTATCACAAGTTTGGATTTAAGGCACTTGCTTTATTCCAAATGTTACAAACTGATACTTTTTACACCCTAGATATTGTTTTTAGCTTCCTTTTGCAACACAGAAAAGTAAACATGTATTGTAAAGGCACAATATTTCAGGTTCTATTCTAAATAAAACGTAACATAGACATACATGTACGACACCAGGAGTAATAGAAAAACACTTATGGCCTGCATTCTTCATCTATTACACCTTGGTGTCCATGGCGAGCAGGAACATTCCTAGAGAGGTACTGATACACACAACGTTTGTCAGCATTAGGTCAATATATTAGCCTCAAATTTCGAGCAGGAGTGTTGCAACAATTAGCCGTAATTGCACTTAAGGTTACTTCATTCAAAGATTtcagtgtttgttgtgtttcctcATTAGTCTTGGAGGATTTGCTCAACTCAACAGACTCCGCTCCTGGTACTTCTTCATGCGCAGACAGCGCGGACACGAGTGGCCTCTGGTTTTGCACGCAAGATGAAAAACAGCTTTACAATCTTTGCACCTGTTGGAAGCAGCCAAACAAAAGAAGGGGGTAACTATCGAAACAGCCAGATATTTAGTACATGTGATGATGGTTGCTCAACAGgagtttgaaaaaaatcataaacaCTATAGTACACAGGACACAGCAGAACTATTCATCTGCCAAAAGTTACAAAAAAAGTCTATGAAACAGAATAAGAATTatgtatttataatatatagtaTTTACTAAACAATCAAtgttaaatgcaaataaaaaaaaataaattcatgaatgGTCAAATGTATTGCCTAAAAGAAGTCAAACTGACATTGGACTGTTTTCTGTGACCTGCTCATGTGGATTTATACCTGGTAGTGATGTCAAACTGGAAAGGGAAAATGATGTCGTTGGCGTGGCAGATTTGGCAGATGAAACCTCTCTGAGTGCACAGGTCACAGTTGAAGACGTGGTTGGAGGCGCACTGCAGCAGAGTGAGCAGGTAGGTTGCATATTGGTCCCGTACAATCTGTCTCAAGTCCATGACACTGTACAGATGACTGGACTCCAGCAGGTATGTTCTCTGCTCCATCCTGGTGGAAGAGGTTAAAACTCGACAGGTGACCTTCTGAATTAAATGAGACAAATCCAGTGCAGGCTGTTATTCTCACTTGGCCTGGAGTGTCTTGCAGGCTCCACTGCGGCAGGTGAGCAGGTAGTCGCCTAAAAGTCGCAGCCTCTTCCgcagtgtgtgaatgtgagacATGGACTCTGAATGCTGAACCAAATCTGGGTTCAGCAGCTCCATGTTTATCAGCGGCTCATGCTTGACCTGATCCAGCAGCCACATGGCCTTTTTacacacctgcagacacacatcaGTAGTCTCTGAATTGGtcagaacaaaaatattttcaagagtCACATGATTAAAAAGCATTAAAACTtattgaataaaattaaatgcattaaataaatattacgcAATTGATCACGAAgtatatatggcacaatgagaaattcttcttcttctgacgATAACTCCAtaggaggaagaaaacaggaagaaatGAAAGGCCAAATAATAATGCTTCAAAGGGTTTCTTTTTTTGATTGGTAGAATTAATAAAAACAACTATAAATCTTTATGTTTCCAGGTGAATACAAACGAAAATGTAAAAACTCAAAATACTACAGCAGGGCATGTTATGATTTTTCAAATGCAATTTTGAGCTACTTAAAAGTCAGGTGTGCAACACATAACAGGTTTAGAGTGGAAAAGGTGAGAAAAACAAATCGAGTAAGACGGTACTTCTACTCCCATCATGTGGACAAAGAAAGCTATTACAACAACATCAGCCCCGGAGGCTGAAGGAATTAGGGTTGACTGTGTCCCCACCTCTCGTTGCTTCAGGTCCCAGTTGTGCACCATTCTGGATGGTATGATGCTGGTGTCACCATGGTGACAGCACTCACAGTAGTACCGGCCTGAGAACTCACATAAGCGGGCTCTACCCACAGATGGGCCGATCTGCTGAGGACAGCCTGAGTGGAAAGTTTGAGAGGAATTAGTACAACATTATAGCActcttttttttagcattttctCATTTAATGTAGGCAAAATGCATTGGCTGCCACTGACTTTGGCCAACATCAGTTTCTCACAGTGGAGGTCCCACAACGAttccttaaaaaacaaaataaataaacacaatccTCCTTACCAGCACATTTGAAGTTCTGTGAGTCCAGCCCCTTCTCTGATGGCACTGTGCACAGATGAGCCAGCAATGCTCCGTTCTCTTTGAGTCTGTGCTGAACCAGTCTATAGAGATTCCCACTTAGCCCATTGCCTACTGGGACTGGTTCCTCCGAGCCCACATCATCCGCCCCACACTCCAAGTAGGAGTCCAGAGCTCCACGGATCAGAACCCTCCACGATCGAGCCTCCTCTGGGTTTTCTGCTTTTAGCCTGAGGGTCTCCCGGACGGTCAGTATTTTGAAAAAGTCAGGTCCTCCCAGAGCCACATCAGGAACCACATCACGGACTTCCTCAATTGGGTGAGTGAGTCGTAGAAGTTTTTTACCTTCTTGTACACGAAAACCCTTTAAGGTTTCCAAGGAGAGGGAGAAGACAAAGCGAACCCAAGTTCGAGCCTCCATGTCAGTGGAAATATACAGAACAGACTCTTTGATGGCATCTGCTTCTGGATCAACAGTTCGAGTCCACTCAAATTCTTGAGTGTGGGGAGGTGTGCGTTCTAAGATCTTTGTGTCAGAGGGGTT
It contains:
- the LOC128766091 gene encoding kelch domain-containing protein 1-like isoform X2; the protein is MEAGGRETQASRLQRSGHAAFIDDTGRLVVWGGFQVVHGEDRILPSDEIWFCDLHSGVWECREVGGDIPSDLSCFCSALVNGTLYIFAGCDQEGYTNEMYSMDITDVCCSWRKVTDTKGPTPSPRCQHTSWVHRDRIIYFGGYGCKTLGEARNATSANFVVEEMSWTTIGNTLFRCWGWNNEVNVFDTLSATWSTPETQGPAPSPRGHHASAVLGNRGYISGGAESTDLCLFSIDLDTWTWTQFDVPSPSAPPGRSMHTMTPISDHALFVYGGLSTNGNTLSDGWLFDTTRREWTKWCHLDKPRVSHSACRGNDNDIVIFGGSSKFCILMDSVAILRAPSPHHCSDVFIIQTQPYSLFRLCEDFIGRNSALLAEQLKCLPLKLRSKIDKRVAFYSTVTTNGSSWNTNF
- the LOC128766091 gene encoding kelch domain-containing protein 1-like isoform X1, whose product is MSVLFLQSCFRVERQEDRLVHSLPYSKVDRVFLWTCTIPNHHWFLEYLQQAAVTTVVTQNVACASAPVVHGEDRILPSDEIWFCDLHSGVWECREVGGDIPSDLSCFCSALVNGTLYIFAGCDQEGYTNEMYSMDITDVCCSWRKVTDTKGPTPSPRCQHTSWVHRDRIIYFGGYGCKTLGEARNATSANFVVEEMSWTTIGNTLFRCWGWNNEVNVFDTLSATWSTPETQGPAPSPRGHHASAVLGNRGYISGGAESTDLCLFSIDLDTWTWTQFDVPSPSAPPGRSMHTMTPISDHALFVYGGLSTNGNTLSDGWLFDTTRREWTKWCHLDKPRVSHSACRGNDNDIVIFGGSSKFCILMDSVAILRAPSPHHCSDVFIIQTQPYSLFRLCEDFIGRNSALLAEQLKCLPLKLRSKIDKRVAFYSTVTTNGSSWNTNF